A genome region from Arachis duranensis cultivar V14167 chromosome 6, aradu.V14167.gnm2.J7QH, whole genome shotgun sequence includes the following:
- the LOC107493076 gene encoding protein EXPRESSION OF TERPENOIDS 1-like, whose protein sequence is MAGLFSLGPHHSKQEEQDQEENNNNNSNIQLLLRNEEIYTNSSTTNTNTNRGFEIWPHHHQPSYYSFGLGPSSERNTTTTNLNDDVSVSFSDESNRFGFTVMRSSSSGSGLGSGTNCQDCGNQAKKDCLHLRCRTCCRSRGFQCSTHVKSTWVPAAKRRERQHTLASLQQQQPGRAGEGEGGGDVHSRRSREASACVPMPITTTGLELGQFPPELNSPAVFRCVKVSPMDAPDERYAYQTAVNIGGHVFKGILYDQGPDGPFATNAAAAGEGSSHGGGEPHHQQLSLITTTSGAGITFDPSQLYPAPMNAFMAGTQFFPPPRT, encoded by the exons ATGGCAGGTTTATTCTCTCTAGGTCCACATCATAGCAAACAAGAAGAACAAGATCAagaagaaaacaacaacaacaacagcaacatcCAATTGCTATTGAGAAACGAAGAGATCTACACCAATAGCAgcaccaccaacaccaacaccaacagaGGGTTCGAGATAtggcctcatcatcatcaaccgaGCTACTACTCCTTCGGTTTGGGTCCATCTAGTGAGAGAAACACCACCACCACAAACCTAAACGACGACGTTTCGGTGTCTTTCTCTGATGAGTCTAATCGGTTCGGGTTCACCGTGATGAGATCTTCTTCTTCTGGATCGGGTTTAGGAAGCGGCACCAATTGCCAAGACTGCGGTAACCAAGCCAAGAAAGACTGCCTCCACCTTCGCTGCCGAACCTGCTGCCGAAGCCGAGGGTTTCAATGTTCTACTCACGTCAAAAGCACCTGGGTTCCTGCTGCCAAACGACGCGAGCGCCAACACACTCTCGCGTCGTTACAGCAGCAGCAACCCGGGAGAgcaggagaaggagaaggaggaggcgATGTTCACTCTAGACGAAGTAGAGAAGCCTCCGCTTGTGTTCCCATGCCGATTACTACTACAG GGTTGGAACTAGGGCAATTCCCTCCGGAGTTGAACTCACCGGCGGTGTTCCGGTGCGTCAAAGTCAGCCCAATGGACGCACCTGATGAGAGGTACGCGTATCAAACGGCTGTCAATATAGGAGGCCATGTTTTCAAGGGGATTCTCTACGATCAAGGTCCAGATGGTCCTTTCGCCACCAATGCCGCCGCCGCCGGTGAAGGTTCCTCCCATGGAGGAGGTGAGCCTCATCATCAACAACTCAGTCTCATAACAACCACCAGCGGTGCCGGCATCACATTTGACCCTTCACAGCTTTATCCGGCGCCGATGAATGCTTTCATGGCCGGTACGCAATTCTTTCCGCCCCCGAGAACCTAG
- the LOC107493029 gene encoding LOW QUALITY PROTEIN: cysteine proteinase 15A (The sequence of the model RefSeq protein was modified relative to this genomic sequence to represent the inferred CDS: inserted 2 bases in 2 codons), translating to MLNAEHHFTTFKTKFGKSYATQEEHDYRFGVFRANLRRAKLHAKLDPSAEHGVTKFSDLTPEEFKRQYLGLKPLRLPSTANKAPILPTSDLPENFDWRDKGAVTPVKNQGSCGSCWAFSTTGALEGAHYLSTGELVSLSEQQLVDCDHVCDPEEYGACDAGCNGGLMNNAFDYILQAGGVQTEKDYPYSGRDETCKFDKSKVAATVANFSVVSLDEDQIAANLVKHGPLAVGINAIFMQTYIGGVSCPYICGKNLDHGVLLVGYGAAGYAPIRFXGQAILDHQEFMGXRAGERMDTTRSAGVRMCVEWIPWSQV from the exons ATGCTCAACGCCGAGCACCACTTCACAACCTTCAAGACTAAGTTCGGAAAGTCTTATGCCACTCAAGAAGAGCACGATTACCGCTTTGGCGTCTTCCG GGCGAACCTGAGGAGGGCGAAGCTGCACGCGAAGCTGGATCCGTCGGCGGAGCACGGTGTCACGAAATTCTCCGATCTGACGCCAGAGGAGTTCAAGAGGCAGTACCTTGGGTTGAAGCCGCTGCGGCTTCCGTCGACCGCTAACAAGGCTCCAATCCTGCCGACGAGCGATCTTCCAGAGAATTTCGATTGGCGTGACAAGGGAGCTGTTACTCCAGTCAAGAACCAG GGCTCTTGTGGTTCATGTTGGGCGTTTAGCACGACTGGGGCTTTGGAAGGCGCTCATTATCTGTCCACCGGAGAGCTTGTCAGCCTTAGTGAGCAACAGCTTGTAGACTGTGACCATGTG TGTGATCCAGAAGAATATGGAGCATGTGACGCAGGCTGCAATGGTGGGTTGATGAACAATGCTTTCGACTACATACTCCAGGCTGGAGGAGTACAGACAGAGAAGGACTATCCTTACAGTGGAAGAGACGAGACCTGCAAATTCGACAAGAGCAAGGTCGCAGCTACAGTTGCGAATTTCAGTGTGGTTTCCCTTGATGAAGACCAAATTGCTGCAAATCTAGTGAAGCATGGCCCTCTTGCAG TTGGTATCAATGCAATATTCATGCAGACATACATAGGGGGAGTCTCATGCCCCTACATCTGCGGCAAGAATCTGGATCATGGCGTGCTCCTAGTGGGTTATGGCGCGGCCGGATATGCTCCCATTCGCT AAGGACAAGCCATTCTGGATCATCAAGAATTCATGG AGAGAGCTGGGGAGAGGATGGATACTACAAGATCTGCAGGGGTAAGAATGTGTGTGGAGTGGATTCCATGGTCTCAAGTGTAG
- the LOC107493030 gene encoding protein FAR1-RELATED SEQUENCE 5-like has translation MEGESAADECYRPLSAEEEGGDGSDAFGIGSDEFGDKVENGKLGVESDAHENFGDSFFDNWEERAVDGIAELGCINFKEIIAKEIMMCHFPDRLVAFLFYSLYANMNSFAVRKNKIRRNVRNEVTQQEFVCFRKGSREMGSVNNGMRRKREPKVETRCGCETEMRVHVHSESGRWITSYFQDVHNHELLDDRLTFMLPGHRKMDAAALEQMNMMLRVGIKMPQIYSSFVHTAGGFQNLPFLKRDMYNQTGKQRRLIGGDATACLKFLESTAQANPGMFVRYLVDKDGCLVHLFWSDNCSQLDYSLFGDVVAFDATYRKNKCMCPLVVFPGVNHHNQTIVFADALVANENEQTYT, from the coding sequence ATGGAAGGAGAATCCGCGGCAGACGAATGTTATCGGCCGTTGTCTGCTGAAGAAGAGGGAGGCGATGGAAGCGATGCCTTTGGTATTGGTAGCGACGAATTCGGTGACAAAGTTGAGAATGGGAAATTAGGGGTGGAGTCGGATGCACATGAGAATTTCGGGGACAGCTTCTTTGACAACTGGGAAGAGAGAGCAGTCGACGGTATTGCAGAGCTGGGGTGTATCAATTTCAAGGAAATAATTGCAAAGGAGATTATGATGTGCCATTTTCCGGATCGATTGGTGGCATTCTTGTTTTACAGTTTGTATGCGAATATGAATAGTTTCGCTGTGAGGAAGAATAAGATTCGGCGAAATGTGAGAAATGAGGTTACGCAACAAGAATTTGTATGTTTCCGAAAGGGGTCCAGAGAAATGGGGTCCGTTAACAACGGCATGCGACGGAAACGTGAGCCAAAGGTGGAGACCAGATGCGGCTGTGAGACAGAAATGCGCGTCCATGTGCACTCGGAAAGTGGTAGATGGATAACATCGTACTTTCAGGACGTTCACAACCACGAGTTGTTGGACGATAGACTGACTTTCATGCTACCGGGGCATAGGAAAATGGATGCAGCCGCCCTGGAACAAATGAACATGATGCTTAGAGTTGGGATTAAAATGCCACAGATTTATTCATCTTTTGTGCACACTGCCGGGGGATTCCAAAACCTTCCGTTTCTAAAGAGGGATATGTATAACCAGACAGGCAAGCAACGGAGGCTCATTGGCGGGGATGCCACAGCTTGCCTTAAGTTCTTGGAATCAACGGCGCAGGCGAATCCAGGAATGTTTGTGCGTTATTTGGTGGACAAGGACGGTTGTTTGGTGCATCTGTTTTGGTCTGATAATTGCAGTCAGCTAGATTATAGTTTGTTTGGGGATGTCGTGGCATTTGATGCGACATATCGGAAGAATAAGTGTATGTGTCCACTGGTTGTGTTTCCTGGAGTCAACCACCATAACCAAACAATTGTGTTTGCCGATGCGCTAGTTGCAAATGAGAATGAGCAGACTTACACCTAG